A genomic segment from Wolbachia endosymbiont of Ctenocephalides felis wCfeF encodes:
- a CDS encoding Transposon gamma-delta resolvase — protein MKKVSLYARVSSKKQAQEGTIESQVAELERRISEDEHELLDEYKFIDNGYSGSSLERPDLDRLRDKVKEGKIDKVYIHSPDRLSRKTVYQMILLDEFKKAEVEVIFLNQKTDNSPESNLLLQMQGAIAEYERAKIMERNRRGRLYAARKGSVSIMTTAPYGYRYIKSGEMGGKGKFEINEEEARIVKQLFVWIGEERVSIRETVHRLKERCIRTQKGKETWSSGTIQRILKNPVYKGQAAYGKTKIGPVKLEVKSQLNTARRRKYSITYTDKENWIYIPVPRIVEEALFDAVQEQLAENRRRVRVQKRKATFLLQGLIVCQRCKYAYCGAYSGDKKKGKIYYYYRCTAETPNTYDVIGICNNKWIHALTLEMVVWEKVKDVLNEPERLINEYQSRISESKETALDQDLERRESKLKRGIARLIDSYTNEYISREEFESRIKEMKQRLKEVEEEKERTKDQEIMEQGFAIIISSIREFASGIESEINQYGWLEKRSVIKKLVKRIEINLDDVTIVFRMKEFIVQDRENRNTQHCSRVRGSSNIGASRGSS, from the coding sequence ATGAAGAAAGTAAGTTTATATGCAAGAGTTTCGTCGAAAAAACAAGCGCAAGAAGGGACAATAGAGAGCCAAGTAGCCGAATTGGAACGCAGAATTAGTGAAGATGAGCATGAGCTGCTGGATGAGTATAAATTTATCGATAATGGCTATAGTGGATCGAGCTTAGAGCGTCCTGATTTAGATAGACTACGTGATAAGGTAAAGGAGGGAAAAATTGATAAAGTGTATATTCATTCACCTGATAGGTTATCACGAAAAACTGTGTATCAAATGATCTTGCTTGACGAATTTAAAAAAGCAGAAGTAGAAGTAATCTTTTTAAACCAAAAGACAGATAACAGTCCAGAATCAAATCTGTTATTACAAATGCAAGGAGCAATAGCGGAATATGAACGGGCAAAGATTATGGAAAGGAACCGGCGAGGAAGACTGTATGCGGCGAGGAAAGGTAGTGTAAGTATAATGACTACAGCTCCGTATGGTTATCGGTACATAAAAAGTGGTGAAATGGGTGGGAAAGGAAAATTTGAAATTAATGAAGAGGAAGCAAGAATAGTGAAACAACTGTTCGTATGGATAGGGGAAGAGAGAGTAAGCATTAGAGAAACAGTGCATAGGCTAAAGGAAAGATGTATAAGAACGCAAAAGGGAAAAGAGACATGGAGTTCAGGAACAATTCAACGCATATTAAAGAATCCTGTATACAAAGGACAAGCAGCGTATGGTAAAACTAAGATAGGCCCAGTAAAACTAGAAGTCAAGTCACAATTAAATACTGCCAGACGGCGAAAATATTCTATTACCTATACAGATAAGGAGAATTGGATTTATATACCAGTACCAAGGATAGTTGAAGAAGCATTATTTGATGCAGTGCAAGAACAACTAGCTGAAAATAGGAGAAGAGTAAGAGTGCAGAAAAGGAAAGCAACATTTCTATTACAAGGCCTAATTGTGTGTCAACGCTGCAAATACGCTTATTGCGGTGCGTATTCTGGAGATAAGAAAAAGGGAAAAATTTATTACTATTATCGTTGTACTGCAGAAACTCCTAACACTTATGATGTAATTGGGATATGCAATAATAAGTGGATCCATGCGTTAACACTAGAAATGGTTGTATGGGAAAAAGTAAAAGATGTATTGAACGAACCAGAAAGGCTAATAAATGAATATCAAAGTAGAATATCTGAAAGCAAAGAAACAGCATTAGATCAAGATCTTGAAAGACGAGAAAGCAAATTAAAACGAGGTATTGCAAGACTGATTGATAGTTACACAAATGAGTACATAAGTAGGGAAGAATTTGAATCGAGAATCAAAGAAATGAAACAGCGTTTAAAAGAAGTGGAAGAAGAAAAAGAAAGGACGAAAGATCAGGAGATAATGGAGCAAGGATTTGCAATTATAATAAGTAGCATAAGGGAGTTTGCTTCTGGTATAGAGTCAGAGATTAATCAATATGGTTGGTTAGAAAAGCGTAGTGTAATAAAGAAATTAGTTAAGAGAATAGAGATTAATCTTGATGATGTAACTATAGTGTTTCGAATGAAAGAATTTATTGTCCAGGATAGGGAGAATAGAAATACGCAACATTGTAGTAGGGTTCGAGGAAGTAGCAATATTGGAGCGTCTCGAGGCTCTTCGTGA
- a CDS encoding Transposon gamma-delta resolvase: MKEVSLYARVSSKKQAQERTVESQVDELERRISEDEDELLDEYKFIDNGYSGSSLERPGLDRLRDKAKEGKIDKIYIHSPDRLSRNYIYQMILLEEFQKAEVEIIFLNYKTDNSPESNLLLQMQGAIAEYERAKMIERSRRGKLHIARKGCIRVISSAPYGYRYIKKGTTGKESKLEINEEEARIVKQLFVWIGEERVSMRETVRRLKKMSIRTQKGKEVWNQSNIRRILRNPVYKGQAAYGKTKLCPVKPKLRLRRNAVSQQKYSRTRTDKKDWIYIPAPKIVEEALFDAVQEQLAENKQIAIMNKKKAQYLLQGLVICQCCKYAYCGKPNIKKKGRKVHRYYHYCCCSIIANFGRRICDNRRIRADVLEMNIWKKVKSVLNKSERLINEYQSRLSENKKAASNQDFERQENKLKQRISRLIDSYANEYINRKEFESKIKEMKQRLKEIEEEKEKVKDGKEAEEELAAIINSVKEFSDGMGSEIDQLDWLGKRSVIRALVERIEIDLNSITIIFRIKECIGQNRKNQNMQPIKIRQKIIRPKSREFGSTMCFEDE, from the coding sequence ATGAAGGAGGTAAGTTTATATGCAAGAGTTTCGTCGAAAAAGCAAGCACAAGAGAGGACAGTAGAGAGTCAAGTAGATGAGTTGGAACGTAGAATTAGTGAAGATGAGGACGAATTACTGGATGAGTATAAATTCATAGATAATGGTTATAGTGGATCAAGCCTAGAGCGCCCCGGTTTAGATAGATTACGTGATAAGGCAAAAGAGGGAAAAATTGATAAAATTTACATTCATTCGCCCGATAGATTATCACGTAACTATATATATCAGATGATATTGCTGGAAGAATTTCAAAAAGCGGAAGTGGAGATAATATTTTTAAATTACAAGACGGATAACAGTCCAGAGTCGAACTTGCTATTACAGATGCAAGGAGCAATAGCGGAGTATGAACGAGCAAAGATGATAGAACGAAGTCGTAGAGGAAAACTCCATATAGCGAGAAAAGGTTGTATAAGAGTAATTAGTAGTGCACCTTATGGTTATCGATATATAAAGAAGGGGACAACAGGTAAAGAAAGCAAATTAGAAATTAATGAAGAGGAAGCAAGAATAGTGAAACAACTGTTCGTATGGATAGGGGAAGAGAGAGTAAGCATGAGAGAAACAGTGCGTAGGCTAAAGAAAATGTCTATAAGAACGCAAAAAGGAAAAGAGGTGTGGAATCAAAGCAATATACGTCGTATATTGAGAAATCCAGTATATAAAGGACAAGCAGCATATGGTAAAACTAAGCTGTGCCCAGTAAAACCGAAATTGAGACTACGGCGAAATGCTGTAAGCCAGCAAAAGTATTCCCGTACTCGCACAGATAAAAAGGATTGGATTTATATACCAGCACCAAAAATAGTTGAAGAAGCATTATTTGATGCAGTACAAGAACAACTGGCTGAAAATAAGCAAATAGCGATAATGAACAAGAAGAAAGCACAATATCTATTACAAGGTCTGGTTATATGCCAATGCTGTAAATATGCTTACTGCGGTAAACCTAATATAAAAAAAAAGGGACGGAAAGTTCACCGGTACTACCATTATTGTTGTTGTAGCATTATAGCTAACTTTGGAAGAAGAATATGCGACAATAGACGTATCCGTGCAGATGTATTGGAAATGAATATATGGAAGAAAGTGAAGAGTGTGTTGAACAAATCAGAAAGGCTAATAAATGAATATCAAAGTAGATTGTCAGAAAATAAAAAAGCAGCATCAAATCAAGATTTTGAAAGACAAGAAAACAAATTAAAACAAAGGATTTCGAGGCTGATTGATAGTTATGCCAATGAGTATATCAACAGAAAGGAATTTGAGTCGAAGATCAAAGAAATGAAACAGCGTTTAAAAGAAATAGAAGAAGAAAAAGAAAAGGTAAAAGATGGGAAGGAGGCAGAGGAAGAGTTGGCTGCTATAATAAACAGCGTAAAGGAGTTTTCTGATGGAATGGGGTCAGAAATTGATCAATTAGATTGGTTAGGGAAACGTAGTGTAATAAGGGCATTAGTTGAGAGAATAGAAATCGACCTTAATAGCATAACTATAATATTTCGAATAAAAGAGTGTATTGGACAGAATAGGAAAAATCAAAATATGCAACCTATCAAGATCAGGCAAAAAATCATACGACCAAAAAGTCGTGAGTTTGGCTCAACAATGTGTTTTGAAGATGAATAA
- a CDS encoding Transposon gamma-delta resolvase, with the protein MSKQQVQERTIESQIAELERRISEDEHELLDEYKFMDNGYSGANLERPGLDRLRDKVKEGKIDKIYVHSPDRLSRKAVYQMILLEEFQKAEVEIIFLNQKTDNSPESNLLLQMQGAIAEYERVKITERNRRGILYAARRGSVSVMRRAPYGYRYIKRGEIGEEGKFEINEDEAEVVKKLFTWIGEERVSTGETVHRLKKMSIRTQKGKEVWNPGTIHHILENPIYKGQAAYGRTKLCPVKPKLRPQRNVASQQKYSRTRTDKKDWIYIPVPRIVEEALFDAVQEQLAENRKRVRAQRRKATYLLQSLVVCQRCRYACCGVCFAGRRRGGIYYYYRCAKGTPNVYDGIRVCDNNKYIRALTLETVVWEKVKGVLNEPERLISEYRSRISGSKETALDQDLERQESKLKREISRLIDSYAQEYVSQEEFESKIKEMKQRLKEIEEEKEKVKDGKEAEEELAAIINSIKEFSDGIGSEIDQLDWLGKRSVIRALVERIEIDLDSITIIFRVRKYIAQNSGNQNKESSRPIIVRQKIVREG; encoded by the coding sequence TTGTCGAAACAGCAAGTACAGGAGAGGACAATAGAAAGTCAAATAGCGGAGTTGGAACGTAGAATCAGTGAAGATGAGCATGAGCTGCTGGATGAGTATAAATTCATGGATAATGGCTATAGCGGGGCAAATTTAGAGCGTCCCGGTTTAGATAGATTACGTGATAAGGTAAAGGAAGGAAAAATTGACAAAATTTATGTTCACTCACCTGATAGGTTATCACGAAAAGCTGTGTATCAGATGATATTGCTAGAAGAGTTTCAGAAGGCAGAAGTAGAGATAATCTTTTTAAACCAAAAGACAGACAACAGTCCAGAATCAAACCTGCTATTACAAATGCAAGGAGCAATAGCGGAATACGAACGAGTAAAGATTACAGAGAGAAATCGGCGAGGAATACTTTATGCAGCGAGGAGAGGAAGTGTAAGTGTAATGAGGAGAGCCCCTTATGGTTATAGGTATATAAAAAGGGGCGAAATAGGCGAAGAAGGGAAATTTGAAATCAATGAAGATGAAGCGGAAGTAGTGAAAAAACTCTTCACATGGATAGGAGAAGAAAGAGTAAGCACTGGAGAGACAGTACATAGGTTAAAAAAAATGTCTATAAGAACGCAAAAAGGAAAAGAGGTGTGGAATCCAGGTACCATACATCATATATTAGAAAATCCCATATATAAAGGACAAGCAGCATATGGTAGAACTAAGTTGTGCCCAGTAAAACCAAAATTGAGACCACAGCGAAATGTTGCAAGCCAGCAAAAGTATTCCCGTACTCGCACAGATAAAAAGGATTGGATTTATATACCAGTACCAAGGATAGTTGAAGAAGCATTATTTGATGCAGTACAAGAACAGCTGGCTGAAAATAGGAAAAGAGTGCGAGCGCAGAGAAGGAAAGCAACGTATCTACTGCAAAGTCTAGTTGTGTGTCAACGTTGCAGATATGCTTGTTGCGGTGTGTGTTTTGCAGGTAGGAGAAGGGGGGGAATTTACTACTATTATCGTTGTGCCAAAGGAACTCCTAACGTTTATGATGGCATTAGGGTATGTGACAACAATAAGTATATCCGTGCACTAACACTAGAAACGGTTGTATGGGAAAAAGTAAAAGGTGTATTGAACGAACCAGAAAGGCTGATAAGTGAGTATCGAAGTAGAATATCGGGAAGCAAAGAAACAGCATTAGATCAAGATCTTGAAAGACAAGAAAGCAAATTAAAGCGAGAGATTTCAAGATTAATAGATAGTTATGCCCAGGAATATGTGAGTCAAGAGGAATTTGAGTCGAAGATCAAAGAAATGAAACAGCGTTTAAAAGAAATAGAAGAAGAAAAAGAAAAGGTAAAAGATGGGAAGGAGGCAGAGGAAGAGTTGGCTGCTATAATAAACAGTATAAAGGAATTTTCTGATGGAATAGGGTCAGAAATTGATCAATTAGATTGGTTAGGGAAACGTAGTGTAATAAGGGCATTAGTTGAGAGAATAGAAATCGACCTTGATAGTATAACTATAATATTTCGAGTAAGGAAATATATCGCTCAGAATAGTGGAAATCAAAATAAGGAAAGCAGCAGGCCTATAATAGTTAGGCAAAAAATTGTACGAGAAGGCTGA
- a CDS encoding Protein PhlB yields the protein MKFNQKDIDAFDKFFTEVSNNSFKNINKRDEGGETILHRAVRVSDRKTVKLLIKKGADINATNSRGFTPLHSAAIAKRLENVKELIRLGVDINATEGISKYSPLHFACMVGAERVIRELIKAGAKINQENKFGQTPMYFLLDKEVNKKARKFMKEQGGIIRDKPKICDEIEKSVEEMVEIWERKYLPKLKGKMMDLGEIRKRDRQEIAKDFRDVVIKVADQMNEMIKTLD from the coding sequence ATGAAGTTCAATCAAAAAGATATAGATGCTTTTGATAAGTTTTTTACGGAAGTATCAAATAACTCATTTAAGAATATTAATAAAAGAGATGAGGGTGGGGAAACAATATTGCATCGTGCAGTAAGGGTCTCCGATCGAAAAACAGTAAAGTTATTAATAAAAAAAGGAGCAGACATCAATGCGACAAATAGCAGAGGTTTCACACCGCTACACAGTGCAGCAATAGCAAAACGCCTAGAAAACGTAAAAGAGCTGATAAGGTTAGGGGTGGATATAAATGCAACTGAAGGAATTAGCAAATATAGCCCACTGCACTTCGCATGTATGGTAGGAGCAGAAAGGGTAATAAGAGAGTTAATAAAAGCAGGAGCAAAAATTAACCAGGAGAATAAATTTGGTCAAACGCCAATGTATTTTCTACTGGACAAAGAAGTGAATAAAAAGGCAAGAAAATTTATGAAAGAGCAAGGAGGAATAATAAGAGATAAACCAAAGATATGCGATGAAATAGAGAAATCAGTGGAAGAAATGGTAGAGATATGGGAAAGAAAATATTTACCGAAGTTAAAAGGAAAAATGATGGATTTAGGTGAAATAAGGAAGAGAGACAGGCAAGAAATAGCGAAAGATTTCAGAGACGTAGTGATCAAGGTAGCGGACCAAATGAACGAGATGATCAAGACGCTTGATTGA